A window of Melopsittacus undulatus isolate bMelUnd1 chromosome 2, bMelUnd1.mat.Z, whole genome shotgun sequence contains these coding sequences:
- the CHMP2B gene encoding charged multivesicular body protein 2b, producing MASLFKKKTVDDIIKEQNRELRGTQRAITRDRAALEKQEKQLELEIKKMAKTGNKEACKVLAKQLVQLRKQKNRTYAVSSKVTSMSTQTKVMNSQMKMAGAMSTTAKTMQTVNKKMDPQKTLQTMQNFQKENMKMEMTEEMINDTLDDIFDASDEEEESQDIVNQVLDEIGIEISGKMAKAPSAARGLPSASTSKAATISDEEIERQLKALGVD from the exons ATGGCCTCTCTCTTCAAGAAGAAGACTGTGGACG atatAATAAAGGAGCAAAATCGAGAGTTAAGAGGTACACAGAGGGCTATAACCAGAGATAGAGCAGCACTcgaaaaacaggaaaaacaactg GaactggaaataaagaaaatggctAAGACTGGTAACAAGGAAGCCTGCAAAGTGCTGGCAAAACAGCTTGTACAACTGCGGAAGCAGAAAAATCGAACTTACGCTGTTAGTTCTAAAGTCACTTCTATGTCAACTCAAACAAAGGTCATGAACTCTCAGATGAAGATGGCGGGAGCTATGTCAACTACAGCAAAG ACAATGCAAACAGTTAATAAGAAGATGGATCCACAAAAGACACTACAAACAATGCAGaatttccaaaaggaaaacatgaagatGGAAATGACTGAAGAAATGA tTAATGATACTCTGGATGATATTTTTGATGCTtctgatgaagaggaagaaagccaAGATATTGTTAACCAAGTGCTTGATGAGATAGGAATTGAAATCTCTGGAAAG ATGGCCAAAGCCCCGTCAGCTGCCAGAGGCTTGCCATCTGCATCAACATCAAAAGCTGCTACCATATCAGATGAAGAGATTGAACGGCAGCTCAAAGCTTTGGGAGTAGATTAG